From Klebsiella electrica, the proteins below share one genomic window:
- a CDS encoding CbtA family protein gives MIGKLLFKGMIAGILAGLVAFAFAHHFGEPQVDRAIGIEESLAAHAHQHSGSTDGGEEEEVFSRQTQSGVGLLAGMALFGAALGGGLALTWAFSYQRVGPSSPRALALCLALGGFLALSLIPGLKYPPNPPAVGNPETIGYRTGLYFIMMLLSVGIVASAAWVAHRLSPRLGNGNAMMWATLFGVMLLLAVCALMPTVNEVPDHFPADLLWRFRMSAFGTHLVLWGIIGVAFGALAERDPAAHGQRPAFWRG, from the coding sequence ATGATTGGGAAACTATTATTCAAGGGGATGATAGCCGGCATTCTGGCAGGCCTGGTGGCGTTTGCCTTTGCGCACCATTTCGGCGAGCCGCAGGTCGATCGCGCTATCGGGATTGAAGAAAGTCTGGCTGCTCATGCGCACCAACATAGCGGGTCGACGGACGGCGGGGAAGAAGAAGAGGTCTTTAGCCGTCAAACTCAGTCCGGGGTCGGTCTGCTGGCTGGCATGGCGCTGTTTGGCGCCGCGCTGGGCGGCGGTCTGGCGCTGACGTGGGCCTTCAGCTATCAGCGCGTCGGACCGTCCAGCCCGCGCGCGCTGGCGCTATGTCTGGCGTTGGGCGGTTTTCTGGCGTTGAGCCTGATACCGGGGCTGAAATACCCGCCCAATCCGCCGGCCGTCGGCAATCCGGAGACCATCGGCTACCGCACCGGGCTGTACTTCATCATGATGCTGCTTTCCGTCGGCATCGTCGCTTCAGCCGCGTGGGTTGCGCACCGACTTAGCCCGCGCCTTGGCAATGGAAATGCGATGATGTGGGCGACGCTGTTCGGCGTAATGCTTCTGCTGGCGGTCTGCGCCCTGATGCCAACGGTGAACGAAGTGCCCGACCACTTCCCGGCCGATCTGCTCTGGCGTTTTCGAATGAGCGCCTTCGGTACGCATCTGGTGCTATGGGGCATTATCGGAGTGGCGTTCGGCGCATTAGCCGAACGTGACCCGGCGGCGCACGGACAGCGCCCTGCCTTCTGGCGCGGTTGA
- a CDS encoding fimbrial protein: MRRAGKEEQVQGIKHRSRCWLGAFLLILSVDVSAQLHISRSYMWGHPASEVFQQPVGTCVYSYPDSMPFSVHRPVVVDNSIPDGTILMSWDYADLNTSIMLNCTGNGTESSFLNILNVESSITIVSADIALAGLGFGLSGSGSGILNTSVGGVGIRFYVRSDSPNLGSDGNSSAYIRMSGFGSSGTEYAASGVEYPLIGPTTGMAALVLRMMDSRTEGGHTFWYMPSRSVSLSLRAELIKTGYVTSYGPLSVSHLFNSWVNPAPTGIGTNPDTNFLSGNGVTLVRPTCKLSSQRPTDYTVNMGIWDADTITREGAPAFGADVPVPVELECNGMAENVRMRFEDAGASPLPVGNLSLYDAAGGNKIDGLEIELRYNGNHIDINGSAVDIGSYGSGATSVVGDKIFAASSASFMPITFQARYIQRATIARAGVNYTGPVSGTVNLFMVYD; the protein is encoded by the coding sequence ATGAGAAGAGCGGGGAAAGAAGAGCAGGTACAGGGGATAAAACACCGCTCCCGCTGCTGGCTGGGCGCTTTCCTGCTCATATTATCAGTCGATGTTTCGGCGCAGTTGCATATCTCACGAAGTTATATGTGGGGGCACCCAGCCAGTGAAGTTTTTCAGCAACCTGTGGGAACCTGCGTTTACTCATATCCGGATAGTATGCCATTTTCGGTACATCGCCCGGTGGTGGTGGATAATTCTATCCCGGATGGAACCATTCTGATGTCGTGGGATTACGCCGATTTGAATACTTCGATTATGTTGAATTGCACCGGGAACGGGACAGAAAGCTCATTTCTGAACATCCTGAATGTGGAGTCATCGATCACTATTGTATCTGCGGATATCGCATTGGCTGGTTTAGGTTTCGGTCTGTCAGGCTCCGGGTCGGGGATTCTGAATACTTCAGTAGGCGGCGTCGGAATTCGTTTCTATGTGCGATCTGACTCGCCGAACCTGGGTAGTGATGGCAACAGTTCCGCGTACATCAGAATGTCTGGATTCGGCAGCAGTGGAACCGAATATGCAGCCAGTGGCGTGGAGTATCCTCTGATTGGTCCGACGACGGGAATGGCCGCGCTGGTACTCAGAATGATGGATTCACGTACTGAAGGTGGTCATACCTTCTGGTATATGCCTTCCAGAAGTGTGTCGCTTTCCCTGCGCGCCGAGCTGATAAAAACCGGTTATGTCACCAGCTATGGTCCTCTCTCGGTCAGCCATCTCTTTAATAGCTGGGTTAATCCTGCGCCGACAGGAATTGGCACCAATCCGGATACGAATTTTCTCTCCGGAAACGGTGTGACGCTGGTCCGACCGACCTGCAAGCTGAGCTCACAGCGTCCCACGGATTATACGGTCAATATGGGGATATGGGATGCCGATACGATTACCCGAGAGGGGGCCCCCGCTTTTGGGGCTGATGTTCCTGTTCCGGTGGAACTGGAGTGCAACGGGATGGCGGAGAATGTCCGGATGCGATTTGAAGATGCGGGCGCGTCGCCACTTCCGGTGGGTAACCTCAGCCTTTACGACGCCGCCGGCGGAAATAAAATTGATGGGCTGGAAATTGAGCTGCGATACAACGGTAACCATATTGATATCAACGGGTCAGCTGTCGATATTGGGAGTTATGGTTCGGGGGCCACTTCTGTCGTGGGGGATAAAATTTTTGCGGCGTCATCCGCAAGTTTTATGCCGATAACCTTCCAGGCACGCTATATCCAGCGAGCGACGATCGCGCGAGCTGGCGTCAATTATACCGGGCCAGTAAGCGGCACCGTAAATCTGTTTATGGTTTATGACTGA
- the nthB gene encoding nitrile hydratase subunit beta, whose product MNGIHDLGGMHGLGPILNEENEPYFHHEWERRVFPLFASLFVGGHFNVDEFRHAIERMDPAHYLEASYYEHWLHAFETLLLEKGVITVDELWGGATATPCAAGTPVLTQDKVAMVVSTGGSARVSHDVAPRFKAGDLVRAKNVNPTTHTRLPRYVRGKIGRIATDHGVFITPDTAAHGLGEHPQHVYSVSFTALELWGEPRPDNVYIDLWDDYLEEA is encoded by the coding sequence ATGAACGGGATACATGATCTGGGCGGTATGCATGGCCTCGGCCCGATCCTCAACGAGGAAAACGAGCCGTATTTTCATCATGAGTGGGAGCGCCGGGTATTTCCGCTGTTCGCCTCGCTGTTCGTCGGCGGTCATTTCAACGTGGATGAATTCCGCCACGCCATTGAACGTATGGATCCGGCCCACTACCTGGAGGCGAGCTACTACGAACACTGGCTGCATGCATTCGAAACGCTGCTGCTGGAAAAAGGGGTGATCACCGTCGACGAACTCTGGGGCGGCGCGACAGCGACTCCCTGCGCAGCGGGCACGCCCGTGCTGACGCAGGATAAGGTAGCGATGGTTGTCAGTACCGGCGGATCCGCGCGCGTCAGTCACGATGTCGCCCCCCGCTTTAAGGCAGGAGACCTGGTGCGGGCGAAAAATGTCAACCCCACCACTCACACCCGCCTGCCGCGCTACGTGCGCGGCAAAATCGGCCGTATTGCGACCGATCACGGCGTGTTCATCACGCCGGACACCGCGGCGCACGGTCTGGGCGAACATCCCCAGCACGTCTACAGCGTGAGCTTTACCGCGCTGGAACTGTGGGGGGAACCGCGCCCGGACAACGTTTACATCGATCTGTGGGACGACTATCTGGAGGAAGCATGA
- a CDS encoding histidine phosphatase family protein, whose product MGASLTLICQGETAAGRGSRFPDDEPLEVRAWQRARQLQSVVARYHTVWCAPQAAARQTVRALSLPFTLATELAEPNYGIWAGRPLREVMMQDAEAFHAWLEGAPPPGGESRAQLLARCGHWLTQRVDMQGRHCAIVSATAIRAMIVDVLGAPLQSFERIDIHPLSITGLHSDGRRWHFCVVGERCD is encoded by the coding sequence ATGGGCGCATCGCTAACGCTGATTTGTCAGGGAGAAACAGCGGCGGGCAGAGGGTCGCGTTTCCCTGACGATGAACCTCTGGAGGTACGGGCATGGCAACGGGCGCGTCAGCTACAGAGCGTGGTCGCCCGTTACCATACCGTCTGGTGCGCCCCGCAAGCGGCTGCCCGGCAGACCGTCAGGGCGCTCTCTTTACCGTTCACCCTGGCGACGGAACTGGCAGAACCCAACTATGGAATCTGGGCCGGGCGACCGCTGCGGGAAGTGATGATGCAAGACGCCGAGGCGTTCCACGCCTGGCTGGAGGGCGCGCCGCCGCCGGGCGGTGAGTCGCGCGCTCAGCTGTTGGCGCGCTGCGGCCACTGGCTGACTCAGCGCGTCGATATGCAAGGCCGCCACTGCGCGATAGTCTCTGCCACGGCGATCCGCGCCATGATCGTCGACGTTCTCGGCGCACCGCTCCAGTCATTTGAGCGCATTGATATCCACCCGCTCAGTATTACCGGGTTGCACAGCGATGGACGACGCTGGCATTTTTGCGTGGTGGGGGAACGATGTGACTGA
- a CDS encoding CbtB domain-containing protein, with translation MSDITLTTSTLAAPIPVAALLPWALFTTLLALLAIYFVGAEQGATSMFSGTQVHEFFHDARHLLGFPCH, from the coding sequence ATGAGCGATATCACCCTGACCACCAGCACCCTGGCCGCTCCGATACCGGTCGCGGCACTGTTGCCCTGGGCGCTGTTCACCACCCTGCTGGCACTGCTGGCAATCTATTTCGTCGGTGCGGAACAAGGCGCGACGTCGATGTTTTCCGGCACGCAGGTGCATGAATTCTTCCACGACGCGCGCCATCTGCTGGGTTTTCCCTGCCACTGA
- the nthA gene encoding nitrile hydratase subunit alpha — translation MSHKHDHDHTEPPADIELRVRALESLLLEKGLIDPAALDELIDTYEHKVGPRNGAQVVAKAWHDPEYKRRLLEDATAAIAELGFSGVQGEDMLVVENTPDVHNVTVCTLCSCYPWPVLGLPPVWYKSAPYRSRIVIDPRGVLAEFGLNIPESKEVRVWDSSAELRYLVLPERPAGTDGWSEAQLVELVTRDSMIGTGVVAAP, via the coding sequence ATGAGCCATAAACACGACCACGACCATACCGAACCACCGGCGGACATCGAATTACGTGTCCGGGCGCTGGAGTCCCTGCTACTGGAGAAAGGACTGATCGACCCGGCGGCACTGGATGAGCTGATCGACACTTACGAGCATAAAGTCGGCCCCCGTAACGGCGCGCAGGTGGTCGCCAAAGCGTGGCATGACCCGGAATATAAACGCCGTCTGCTGGAAGATGCCACGGCCGCTATCGCCGAGCTGGGTTTTTCCGGGGTGCAGGGTGAAGACATGCTGGTGGTGGAGAACACGCCGGACGTACACAACGTGACCGTCTGTACATTATGTTCCTGCTACCCCTGGCCGGTGCTGGGCCTGCCGCCGGTGTGGTACAAGTCGGCGCCCTATCGCTCGCGCATCGTTATCGACCCGCGTGGCGTTCTGGCCGAATTCGGATTAAACATTCCCGAAAGTAAAGAGGTGCGCGTCTGGGACAGCAGCGCCGAACTGCGCTATCTGGTACTGCCAGAACGCCCGGCGGGCACAGACGGCTGGAGCGAAGCGCAGCTGGTCGAACTGGTCACCCGCGATTCTATGATCGGCACCGGCGTGGTCGCCGCGCCATAA
- a CDS encoding fimbrial biogenesis chaperone — MKLLKLYFTGLLAVVFLVGSATAGVRPQLTRIVAYAQDRETAVDVINDSQETYMVQAWLEDLRGNDHDLPLVLTPPVMKLEGKKQGKFRLVVLRGAITQDRESAYWLSLQEIPPKAGSANKLVIAVRSRLKVFVRPDGLSSAGARDAIKQIRWSLEKDGNDVWLKATNPTPYYVSFARLSVGAGKGITLEDRHRMPPPFGSERYHLPASVNPDRVSVTWSGIHDWGGAGEEYRAELKQ; from the coding sequence ATGAAATTGTTAAAACTATATTTTACCGGCCTTCTGGCGGTAGTCTTCCTCGTCGGTTCGGCGACAGCCGGCGTCAGGCCGCAACTGACCCGTATTGTTGCGTATGCGCAGGACAGAGAAACCGCGGTAGACGTTATCAATGACAGCCAGGAGACCTATATGGTGCAGGCCTGGCTGGAAGATCTTCGGGGGAATGACCACGATCTTCCGCTGGTGCTGACACCGCCGGTGATGAAGCTTGAGGGTAAAAAACAGGGGAAATTTCGGCTCGTGGTTCTGAGGGGGGCGATTACGCAAGACAGGGAGTCCGCATACTGGCTATCGCTGCAGGAAATCCCCCCTAAAGCCGGGAGCGCCAATAAGCTGGTTATTGCCGTGCGCAGCAGGCTCAAAGTTTTCGTTCGCCCTGACGGACTGAGCTCTGCCGGCGCTCGCGATGCGATAAAGCAAATTCGCTGGAGTCTTGAGAAAGACGGTAACGATGTCTGGCTGAAAGCAACCAATCCCACGCCGTATTATGTCAGCTTTGCCCGCCTGAGCGTGGGGGCTGGCAAGGGGATTACGCTGGAGGATCGTCATCGTATGCCTCCGCCGTTCGGTAGCGAACGTTACCATCTGCCTGCCTCCGTGAATCCTGACCGCGTGAGCGTGACCTGGAGCGGGATCCATGACTGGGGCGGTGCGGGTGAAGAATACCGGGCGGAGTTGAAGCAATGA
- a CDS encoding fimbrial protein, translating to MQKNTLYKAIISAFVIVGGLSANANAADGTINFNGTVTASACTTLVGAAPAGGSAGLTATVNLPPVSADTLNAGAGTYAGHTAFTIQLTGCQAAGSLNSVRATFSTASPAAGDNTVMGNTAPSGADDVAVAILTAQSTPIHLNGGTLLDPGAALPAAAGAPGPITLNYLAAYKSLSTAVTPGPVTGVADYVISYF from the coding sequence ATGCAAAAAAATACTTTATATAAAGCGATAATTTCCGCATTCGTGATTGTGGGGGGATTGTCAGCCAATGCAAACGCTGCCGACGGTACCATCAACTTTAACGGGACTGTGACCGCAAGCGCCTGTACCACTCTTGTAGGGGCAGCTCCGGCTGGAGGGAGTGCTGGTCTTACCGCAACCGTTAACCTTCCTCCGGTATCAGCCGACACGCTGAATGCCGGGGCCGGTACATATGCCGGGCATACCGCATTCACCATCCAGCTGACCGGATGTCAGGCTGCCGGTTCGCTGAACAGCGTGCGCGCAACATTTTCTACCGCCTCTCCGGCTGCCGGAGACAATACGGTAATGGGCAATACCGCTCCTTCCGGTGCAGACGACGTGGCCGTGGCGATTCTGACGGCACAAAGTACGCCTATTCATCTGAACGGTGGCACATTACTTGACCCCGGTGCCGCGCTCCCTGCGGCGGCTGGCGCTCCGGGGCCGATCACGCTTAATTATCTGGCGGCATACAAATCCCTCAGCACAGCGGTCACCCCCGGTCCTGTTACAGGCGTTGCCGACTACGTGATTTCCTATTTCTGA
- a CDS encoding nitrile hydratase accessory protein: MSTATLHDYAAVGLPRDEEGPVFDKPWQAKAFSLIVHLHRAGLFPWAEWVRTFSEAIKAAPAQPGESVNDAYYRQWATAMESMITALNLTASDDIARRTQEWRQAYINTPHGQPILLTNASCPPAHNHHPLPLGVPVTVSPAQSSISTINNGVTS, encoded by the coding sequence ATGAGCACTGCGACACTGCATGATTACGCCGCCGTCGGGCTCCCCCGCGACGAGGAAGGGCCGGTGTTCGATAAGCCCTGGCAAGCGAAAGCCTTCTCCCTGATCGTCCATCTGCACCGGGCGGGGCTGTTCCCGTGGGCGGAATGGGTGCGGACATTCAGCGAAGCTATCAAGGCCGCCCCGGCGCAGCCCGGCGAAAGCGTGAACGACGCCTATTATCGCCAGTGGGCGACGGCGATGGAGAGCATGATCACCGCCCTCAACCTGACCGCGTCGGATGACATTGCCCGGCGGACTCAGGAATGGCGGCAGGCATATATCAACACACCTCATGGCCAGCCGATCCTGCTGACCAACGCCAGCTGCCCGCCTGCGCATAACCACCACCCGCTGCCACTGGGTGTGCCGGTGACGGTTAGCCCGGCACAATCTTCCATCAGCACAATCAACAACGGAGTCACATCATGA
- a CDS encoding fimbria/pilus outer membrane usher protein, translating to MYQDPVIPGRKLTDIVINDRARAKTEIDFVSHGNNKVIPCLSYRQLKSFGVRVSQYSGWITREEDTAGSSEAQTSAPSRCEDIALRIPAAFVQYDHTHQVLNITVPQEAMDNERFTMISPDEWDHGTPSLRSSYSGYFYSSRLKGASGQGWTLNDTTTESAWLSLNTTGNAGPWRLYSIDSFYRNDRSQWKSNHDRAYLARDIAFLRSSLQMGEIYTRTSGTMAGAIPLRGISLATSERMSLDNQYSYAPVIRGVARTNARLLVRQRDTVIYSTLLTPGAFAIDDLYTAQVGADLDVVVEESDGQIQSFRVPYTALPGMIRAGAIRYSLAAGTWRGPDGGTSEPALLSGTLEYGFEHFTLNSASVLAENYQMLSSGAAWNIGAIGAFSADVAYARHIETWRDNRQREGTAARLLYARQFDVTGTSLQLLGYQYQSESFLDASEFLARQGQNWIDGYAPDTASWQKRRRNRVEMTVNQNMNSVGNLYMTISQESFYGTGNKNTSLSAGAGTTVGSASVSLSLMHNRYERLSDNQLTLSLSLPLSVLLPGRHDAGFLSYGLSRNKNNQYGQSLGYAGNSAGSDFSYAASLLRDTQGEYSQSGSLGWNGSRANISGSISHGRDYRQYSAGMSGGVTLYRGGGIMSPPLGNTVAIVETPGAENIRVSGINNARTDSSGRAVVTWLTPYRYNQINLDTGESDGAELQESSRKVVPSEGAAVLLRFATRSGRRALVEIHSRKSIPLGALVYSESAPGVNEAEEAGIVGQKGLAWLTGLDTREAQVLNVIWGQRPAEQCQIALSAPTEEQLKPENWHKKIRAECL from the coding sequence ATGTACCAGGACCCTGTTATACCCGGGAGGAAACTGACAGATATCGTCATAAACGATCGCGCACGCGCGAAGACAGAAATTGACTTCGTCAGTCATGGTAATAACAAAGTTATCCCCTGTCTTTCATACCGTCAGCTGAAATCCTTTGGCGTCAGAGTCAGCCAGTATTCTGGCTGGATAACCCGCGAAGAGGATACGGCGGGGTCGTCTGAAGCGCAAACCTCCGCACCTTCTCGCTGCGAAGATATTGCGCTGCGAATACCTGCTGCTTTTGTTCAGTATGACCACACACATCAGGTGCTGAACATTACCGTGCCGCAGGAGGCCATGGACAACGAGCGTTTTACCATGATCTCGCCGGATGAATGGGATCACGGTACGCCCAGCCTGCGCTCATCCTACAGCGGCTATTTTTATTCGTCACGGCTGAAGGGGGCATCCGGCCAGGGCTGGACGCTAAATGATACGACCACCGAGAGTGCCTGGTTGAGCCTGAATACAACAGGCAATGCCGGGCCATGGCGTCTCTACAGTATTGATTCGTTTTACCGTAACGACAGGAGTCAGTGGAAATCGAATCACGACAGAGCCTATCTTGCACGCGATATTGCGTTCCTGCGCAGCAGCCTGCAGATGGGGGAAATCTACACCCGTACCTCCGGCACGATGGCGGGGGCGATCCCTCTGCGGGGTATCTCGCTGGCGACCAGTGAGCGCATGTCGCTTGATAACCAGTACAGCTATGCGCCGGTTATCCGGGGAGTGGCGCGCACGAATGCCAGATTGCTGGTACGCCAGCGTGATACGGTGATTTACAGCACGTTGCTGACGCCTGGCGCATTCGCAATTGATGATCTGTATACCGCTCAGGTGGGGGCCGATCTCGACGTCGTGGTGGAGGAGTCTGACGGGCAGATTCAGTCTTTCCGGGTTCCTTACACGGCCCTGCCGGGCATGATCCGTGCCGGCGCCATCCGCTACAGTCTGGCCGCGGGCACCTGGCGCGGTCCGGACGGCGGGACATCCGAACCTGCGCTGTTATCCGGCACTCTGGAATACGGTTTTGAACATTTCACTCTGAATAGTGCCTCTGTGCTGGCTGAAAATTACCAGATGCTCTCTTCGGGGGCGGCATGGAATATTGGCGCGATCGGGGCTTTTTCTGCCGATGTGGCGTATGCCCGCCACATCGAAACCTGGAGAGATAACCGCCAGCGCGAAGGTACGGCCGCCAGGCTGCTGTATGCCCGCCAGTTTGATGTTACCGGGACATCGCTGCAACTGCTGGGTTACCAGTATCAGTCAGAATCTTTCCTGGATGCCAGCGAATTTCTTGCGCGTCAGGGTCAGAACTGGATTGACGGCTATGCTCCGGACACGGCTTCCTGGCAAAAACGCCGACGTAACCGGGTGGAGATGACCGTCAACCAGAATATGAACTCTGTCGGCAATCTGTATATGACCATCAGCCAGGAGAGTTTTTACGGCACGGGCAATAAAAACACCTCGCTGAGTGCCGGAGCGGGTACTACCGTCGGTTCGGCCAGCGTCTCTCTGTCACTGATGCACAATCGTTACGAACGTCTCAGCGATAACCAACTGACTCTTTCCCTCAGTCTGCCGTTATCAGTATTGCTCCCCGGAAGGCACGATGCCGGCTTTCTGAGTTACGGCCTCAGCCGCAACAAAAACAACCAGTACGGTCAGTCGCTGGGGTATGCGGGCAACAGCGCGGGCAGTGACTTCAGCTATGCGGCCAGTCTCCTGCGGGACACTCAGGGCGAATACAGCCAGTCAGGATCTCTGGGCTGGAACGGCAGCAGGGCAAATATCAGCGGAAGCATTAGCCATGGAAGGGATTACCGCCAGTACTCCGCCGGGATGTCCGGAGGGGTGACGCTTTATCGCGGAGGGGGGATTATGTCGCCGCCATTGGGTAACACCGTGGCTATTGTTGAAACCCCTGGAGCGGAAAACATCCGGGTTTCCGGTATCAACAATGCGCGGACCGATTCATCCGGCCGGGCAGTGGTGACCTGGTTGACGCCTTATCGCTACAACCAGATTAACCTCGACACCGGGGAATCTGATGGCGCTGAGTTGCAAGAGTCCTCCCGCAAAGTCGTCCCTTCAGAAGGCGCTGCCGTGCTGCTTCGGTTTGCCACCCGCTCGGGCAGAAGAGCGCTCGTGGAAATACACAGCCGAAAAAGTATTCCGCTGGGCGCTCTGGTGTACAGCGAAAGCGCTCCCGGAGTCAACGAGGCAGAGGAGGCCGGTATCGTGGGCCAGAAAGGACTGGCCTGGCTGACCGGGCTGGATACCCGTGAGGCGCAGGTACTGAACGTTATCTGGGGCCAGCGGCCCGCAGAGCAGTGCCAGATTGCGCTTTCCGCACCGACAGAAGAGCAGCTTAAACCAGAAAACTGGCATAAAAAAATCAGAGCGGAGTGTCTCTGA